The genomic stretch AATACTAACAATAGTAAAGTTAAATTAGATGAAATAACTGTCCCAGAAATCTTCCCATCAGGTCAACCTATTCCTATTACTTATAAATGGTCTGGCTCGTGGGAAAATTTATATAATGGAATCGTAATTTTAGATTGGCAATCTTTAGAAAATCAAGATAAATGGACTCATGATCATCATATTGCGATGGGAAATTTACACCCTAATAATGTTTCTTTAGAGCAAATTAATCAAGATTTTCAAGTTATCGAAAATACTGCTATGTTTCCGCCTAATTCTCTCACAGAAGGAGATTATATTTTAGAAGCTAAATATCTCAACTATGGCACTGGAGAAACTGAAAAAATTATTATTCCAGAAATAAAAGTGACGATCGATAATGAAGCAGAAATTACCGTAAAAAGAGAATTAGATTTAGTCTCTCAAATTAGTCAATTTGCTCCTAATTTATCTCAAGGAATTGAAGGTTTAACTCCTGTATTTGCAGAAGTTACTCGTATCAATCAATATGATCCCACTCAAGACTATCTCAAAGTAACACAAAAGGTGATGGAATATCGTCTGCAAACGGAAACTAACTTAGACTATCTCTATACGTTACTTTTATCTCAAGTGTTACAACAAAAAGTTGATAATGCGATCGAGACTGCTCAAAAATTGGTATCGCTAAATCCAGAAAATCCTTTTAACCACGCCTATTTGAGTTTTCTGTATCTCTACGACTGGAAAGGAAAAGAAGGAGAAAAAGCCTTACAACCAGCCTTAGAAATTAAACCAGATGTAATTGAGTTTCAATATCTTAAAGGAGTTAGTGCCTTGATGCAGGGTAATTTATGGCAAGTATGGAAATTTTATAGGCAATTATATATAACTGACTAGGTGTTAGGTTTTAGGTATCAGGTTGAATGAAAATGATTGAAGTAAAAAGTTATCGAGATTTAACAGTTTGGCAAAAATCAATGGATTTGGTGGTGAGATGTTATCAATTAACTTCTCAATTTCCCAAAACTGAAATTTATGGGTTAAGTAGTCAAATACAAAGAGCGGCGGTTTCAATTCCTGCAAACATTGCAGAAGGAAAAGGAAGAAATCATTTGGGAGATTATATCCGTCATCTTTCAATTGAGAATGGTTCACTCAAAGAACTAGAAACTCATTTGATGATTGTTGGGCGATTAGGCTATATCAAACAGGAAGAATTAAAAATCCTATTAAACAAATGTGAAGAAATTGGCAGAATGTTACATAGTTTAATGTCAAAACTAAGTCAAAAGAAAAAATAGTAGTCAAAAGAAAAATAGTGAATTTTTTTTGATTTTTAAACCTGATACCCGACACCCGATACCTGACACCTCAAATCAAATTAACAAAAATTAATATTATCGATCGATCTCATGGTAGAATTTTTAACGGTAATTCCCAGAGAATCTAGCAGTCAAAGTGAGCAATTCCGACTCTACTCCCCTAACCACGATCGATCAACCTAACGAAGTTGAGAGTAATATACCAGAACAAAAAGGAGATTCCATGAAAGAGTTTTATCAACTCCGAAATAATCTCTTGATAAGCACTATTTCGATCTCTGTAGTTAGCTTTATCTTAGTATGGTGTTTTTATAGCTTAAATACTAGCCTAAATTACCTATTGGGAGCTTGTTTTAGCTTAGTTTATGTGAATATGTTGGCGAGGGAAGTAGAAAAGATAGGTAAATCAAAAAAAAAGATTGGTGCTACACGACTCGCTATTTTCGTTGGTTTAATTATTGTTGCCACTCAAAGGGAACAATTACAAGTGATTCCGGTTTTTCTCGGTTTCATGACTTACAAAGCCGCTATTCTTTTTTATATTTTACCCAGTAGTTTATTGGGCAATCTAAATAAATCAGAGAAAAATGGCTAATTTTATGATAAATTGTCAAAGATTCCTAAAATCAGGAAAAATCTTGTTCAATGGAACTTGCAAACACAATAAACTTACTCAACTCTGTTAACTTAGCGGCTATCGAAGTTGGAGAACATTTTTACTGGGAGATCGGTAAATACAAAGTACACGGACAAGTATTTCTCGTCTCTTGGTTCGTAATCGGTGTTCTTCTTGTCGCTTCGATCGCAGCTACTCGAAATATCCAAAGAATCCCCACTGGTTTCCAAAATTTCATGGAATATGTGTTGGACTTCTTGCGCGGTTTAGCTAAAGATCAAATCGGTGAAAAAGAATATCGTCCTTGGGTACCCTTTATCGGCACATTATTTTTATTCATATTTGTGTCTAATTGGTCAGGTGCGTTAATTCCTTGGAAGTTGATCGAAATCCCCGAAGGAGAATTGTCCGCTCCTACTGTTGACATCAACACCACCGTAGCATTTGCTTTATTAACATCCTTAGCGTACTTTTATGCCGGTATTAGTAAAAAAGGCTTAGGTTACTTTGCTGACTATGCTCAACCTTCACCTATCATGGTACCATTCCGTGCTATTGAAGACTTTACTCGCCCTCTTTCCCTAAGTTT from Geminocystis sp. NIES-3709 encodes the following:
- a CDS encoding four helix bundle protein translates to MIEVKSYRDLTVWQKSMDLVVRCYQLTSQFPKTEIYGLSSQIQRAAVSIPANIAEGKGRNHLGDYIRHLSIENGSLKELETHLMIVGRLGYIKQEELKILLNKCEEIGRMLHSLMSKLSQKKK
- a CDS encoding ATP synthase subunit I is translated as MSNSDSTPLTTIDQPNEVESNIPEQKGDSMKEFYQLRNNLLISTISISVVSFILVWCFYSLNTSLNYLLGACFSLVYVNMLAREVEKIGKSKKKIGATRLAIFVGLIIVATQREQLQVIPVFLGFMTYKAAILFYILPSSLLGNLNKSEKNG
- the atpB gene encoding F0F1 ATP synthase subunit A, with translation MELANTINLLNSVNLAAIEVGEHFYWEIGKYKVHGQVFLVSWFVIGVLLVASIAATRNIQRIPTGFQNFMEYVLDFLRGLAKDQIGEKEYRPWVPFIGTLFLFIFVSNWSGALIPWKLIEIPEGELSAPTVDINTTVAFALLTSLAYFYAGISKKGLGYFADYAQPSPIMVPFRAIEDFTRPLSLSFRLFGNILADELAVGVLVFLVPLIVPLPLMILGLFTSGIQALIFATLAASYIGEAMEGHGEEHHD